A genome region from Arthrobacter sp. V1I9 includes the following:
- the argH gene encoding argininosuccinate lyase produces MTSGTNEGALWGGRFAGGPADALAALSKSTHFDWRLARYDIAGSKAHARVLHKAGLLDDAELKGMLDALSQLDEDVASGAYVPAESDEDVHGSLERGLIERAGTQLGGKLRAGRSRNDQVATLGRMFLRDHARIIARGVLATVDALVEQAKAHHGVAMPGRTHLQHAQPVLLSHHLLAHAWALLRDVQRLQDWDKRAGVSPYGSGALAGSSLGLDPEAVAADLGFFSASHNSIDGTASRDVFAEFAWVCSMIGVDLSRVSEEVILWATKEFSFVTLHDSYSTGSSIMPQKKNPDVAELARGKAGRLIGNLTGLLATLKGLPLAYNRDLQEDKEPVFDAADTLELLLPAVSGMIATLTFNTERMESLAPQGFALATDIAEWLVRQGVPFREAHELSGAAVKQAESRGVELWDLTDEEYAAISGHLTPEVRTVLSTEGSLNSRNSQGGTAPAAVERQLVALEAELAGVREYAR; encoded by the coding sequence GTGACTTCCGGTACAAATGAAGGCGCACTGTGGGGCGGCCGGTTCGCCGGCGGTCCCGCGGATGCGCTCGCGGCGCTGAGCAAGTCCACGCATTTCGATTGGCGGCTGGCCCGCTACGACATCGCCGGTTCCAAGGCGCACGCCCGCGTGCTGCACAAGGCGGGCCTGTTGGACGACGCCGAGCTGAAGGGCATGCTTGACGCCCTCAGCCAGCTTGACGAGGACGTTGCTTCCGGCGCCTACGTGCCGGCCGAATCCGACGAGGACGTGCACGGCTCGCTCGAGCGGGGCCTGATCGAGCGCGCCGGAACGCAGCTGGGCGGCAAGCTCCGCGCGGGCCGGTCCCGCAACGACCAGGTGGCCACGCTGGGGCGGATGTTCCTGCGCGACCACGCCCGGATCATCGCCCGCGGCGTGCTCGCCACAGTGGATGCCTTGGTGGAGCAGGCCAAGGCCCACCACGGAGTGGCCATGCCGGGCCGCACCCACCTGCAGCACGCGCAGCCGGTGCTGCTCAGCCACCACCTCCTGGCCCATGCCTGGGCGCTGCTGCGTGATGTGCAGCGGCTGCAGGACTGGGACAAGCGGGCAGGCGTCTCGCCTTATGGGTCGGGTGCCCTCGCCGGCTCCTCCCTGGGCCTGGACCCGGAAGCCGTTGCCGCGGACCTGGGCTTCTTCTCCGCGTCGCACAACTCGATCGACGGCACCGCCTCCCGCGACGTCTTCGCCGAGTTCGCCTGGGTGTGTTCGATGATCGGTGTGGACCTCTCGCGGGTGTCTGAGGAAGTTATCCTCTGGGCCACCAAGGAGTTCTCCTTCGTCACGCTGCACGACTCCTACTCCACGGGCTCGTCCATCATGCCGCAGAAGAAGAACCCGGACGTGGCGGAGCTGGCCCGCGGCAAGGCAGGGCGCCTGATCGGCAACCTGACCGGGCTGCTGGCCACGCTGAAGGGCCTGCCGCTGGCTTACAACCGCGACCTGCAGGAGGACAAGGAACCGGTGTTCGACGCCGCCGACACCCTGGAGCTCCTGCTCCCGGCAGTCTCCGGCATGATCGCCACCCTGACGTTCAACACAGAACGGATGGAGTCGCTGGCACCGCAGGGCTTCGCGCTGGCTACTGACATCGCCGAATGGCTGGTCCGGCAGGGTGTTCCGTTCCGCGAGGCGCACGAACTCTCCGGTGCGGCCGTCAAGCAGGCGGAATCCCGCGGCGTGGAGCTGTGGGACCTGACCGACGAGGAATACGCCGCCATTTCCGGGCACCTCACGCCGGAGGTCCGCACGGTCCTGTCCACGGAGGGGTCGCTCAACAGCCGCAACTCCCAGGGCGGAACCGCACCGGCCGCCGTCGAACGCCAGCTGGTTGCACTGGAAGCCGAGCTGGCGGGCGTGCGGGAGTACGCCCGGTAA
- a CDS encoding maleylpyruvate isomerase family mycothiol-dependent enzyme, whose product MTAPAPEVLLAGLHKAADDVASDAAKLGEEDLRAPSALPGWTRGHVLAHLTGISNAMARQLEYAARDESIELYDGGTDGRNRAIDMAAGHDAATHLAHLTAALQRAIKTFDALPGIKDSSANRTGWYAPITYRGGVVLDGGLALWRELVIHNSDLLTGRGPETWSREFCEHLFDFLSARVQPDDRLVLQPLGHPPLSIGSGNRSTVISGMVTDIAAWLAGREPTLGSLRASAAADGVDLPALLPWPAGTPTPQQD is encoded by the coding sequence ATGACTGCTCCCGCACCAGAAGTCCTGCTCGCCGGGCTCCATAAAGCCGCCGACGACGTTGCCTCCGATGCTGCCAAGCTCGGCGAAGAGGACCTGCGGGCTCCGTCCGCCCTGCCCGGCTGGACGCGGGGCCATGTCCTGGCCCACCTCACCGGGATCTCCAACGCCATGGCCCGGCAGCTCGAGTACGCCGCCCGGGACGAGAGCATCGAGCTGTACGACGGCGGCACGGACGGCCGGAACAGGGCGATCGACATGGCTGCCGGCCACGATGCTGCCACACACCTGGCGCATCTGACGGCAGCCCTGCAACGGGCGATCAAGACGTTCGACGCGCTGCCTGGCATCAAGGATTCGTCTGCCAACCGCACCGGCTGGTACGCACCCATCACCTACCGCGGGGGAGTGGTCCTGGACGGCGGCCTGGCGCTGTGGCGGGAACTCGTTATCCATAACTCGGACCTGTTGACGGGCAGGGGACCGGAAACCTGGAGCCGGGAGTTCTGTGAGCACCTGTTCGATTTTCTCTCAGCCCGCGTCCAGCCCGACGACAGACTGGTACTGCAGCCCCTGGGCCACCCGCCGCTGAGCATCGGCAGCGGCAACAGATCCACCGTAATCAGCGGGATGGTCACGGATATTGCGGCCTGGCTGGCGGGGCGCGAACCCACACTGGGCAGCCTGAGGGCATCCGCGGCAGCCGACGGCGTGGACCTGCCCGCCCTGCTGCCGTGGCCTGCGGGAACGCCAACACCTCAACAGGACTAG
- a CDS encoding argininosuccinate synthase: protein MTERIVLAYSGGLDTSVAIGWIGEATGAEVIAVAVDVGQGGESLETIRQRALGCGAVEAYVADASDEFADEYCMPTLKANGLYQGHYPLVSAISRPVIVKHLVKAAREFGATTVAHGCTGKGNDQVRFEVGIQTLGPDLKCIAPVRDLALTRDKAIAFAEEKGLPIETTKKNPYSIDQNVWGRAVETGYLEDIWNAPTKDIYDYTATPEFPPAPDEVTISFEAGVPVAIDGVKVTPLQAIKELNRRAGAQGVGRIDVVEDRLVGIKSREIYEAPGAMALITAHKHLEDITVEREQARFKATVGQRWAELVYDGQWFSPLKRSLDAFIEDTQKYVSGDIRMTLHGGQAIVNGRRSDTSLYDFSLATYDTGDTFDQSQAKGFIELWGMSAKVASGRDIRVAGQ from the coding sequence GTGACTGAACGCATTGTGCTCGCCTACTCCGGCGGCCTGGACACCTCAGTAGCCATCGGCTGGATCGGTGAAGCCACCGGCGCCGAGGTCATCGCCGTGGCGGTTGACGTTGGACAGGGCGGCGAATCCCTGGAAACCATCCGCCAGCGTGCCCTGGGCTGCGGCGCCGTCGAAGCCTACGTGGCCGACGCCTCGGACGAGTTCGCCGACGAGTACTGCATGCCCACTTTGAAGGCCAACGGCCTCTACCAGGGCCACTACCCGCTGGTTTCCGCCATCTCCCGGCCCGTCATCGTCAAGCACCTGGTCAAGGCTGCCCGCGAATTCGGCGCCACCACCGTTGCTCACGGCTGCACCGGCAAGGGCAACGACCAGGTGCGCTTCGAGGTAGGCATCCAGACCCTCGGTCCGGACCTGAAGTGCATCGCCCCCGTCCGCGACCTCGCCCTGACCCGCGACAAGGCCATCGCCTTCGCCGAGGAAAAGGGCCTGCCGATCGAGACCACCAAAAAGAACCCGTACTCCATCGACCAGAACGTCTGGGGCCGCGCGGTGGAAACCGGCTACCTCGAGGACATCTGGAACGCCCCCACCAAGGACATCTACGACTACACCGCCACCCCGGAGTTCCCGCCGGCACCGGACGAGGTCACCATCAGCTTCGAGGCCGGCGTTCCGGTAGCGATCGACGGCGTGAAGGTCACCCCGCTGCAGGCCATCAAGGAACTCAACCGCCGTGCCGGCGCGCAGGGCGTGGGCCGGATCGACGTCGTCGAGGACCGCCTGGTGGGCATCAAGTCCCGCGAAATCTACGAAGCCCCGGGCGCCATGGCCCTGATCACGGCGCACAAGCACCTCGAGGACATCACCGTCGAGCGCGAGCAGGCCCGCTTCAAGGCCACCGTTGGCCAGCGCTGGGCCGAGCTGGTGTACGACGGCCAGTGGTTCTCCCCGCTGAAGCGCTCCCTGGACGCCTTCATCGAGGACACCCAGAAGTACGTCTCCGGCGACATCCGGATGACCCTTCACGGCGGCCAGGCCATCGTCAACGGCCGCCGCTCCGACACCTCGCTTTACGACTTCTCGCTGGCCACCTACGACACCGGCGACACCTTCGACCAGTCGCAGGCCAAGGGCTTCATCGAGCTGTGGGGCATGTCCGCCAAGGTAGCCTCCGGCCGCGACATCCGGGTCGCGGGTCAGTGA
- a CDS encoding pyridoxal 5'-phosphate synthase: MSDSFRRQLRALPDFPDMMPGFDPATAPADPTELFHQWLDEALAAGERQPHACSLATVDGSGQPSSRMLILKNIDDDGWQFATARTSRKGRELSANPRAALNFYWPSLGRQVRVAGPVVELSVEASARDWAERPRADGSGNPDWQLYAIQPAEIEFWQASHDRSHIRHKFGPDGVLPG; this comes from the coding sequence ATGAGCGACTCCTTCCGCAGGCAACTCCGTGCGCTTCCCGATTTCCCGGACATGATGCCCGGCTTCGACCCGGCCACCGCGCCTGCGGATCCCACAGAACTCTTCCACCAATGGCTGGATGAGGCTCTGGCAGCGGGGGAGCGCCAACCGCACGCCTGCAGCCTTGCCACGGTGGACGGCAGCGGCCAGCCGTCGTCGCGAATGCTGATCCTGAAAAACATCGACGACGACGGCTGGCAGTTCGCCACGGCCCGCACCTCGCGCAAAGGCAGGGAGCTCAGCGCCAACCCGCGCGCCGCCCTCAATTTCTACTGGCCATCGCTGGGCAGGCAAGTCCGGGTGGCCGGCCCCGTCGTCGAGCTGTCCGTCGAGGCATCGGCCCGGGACTGGGCGGAGCGCCCGCGGGCTGACGGCAGCGGCAACCCCGACTGGCAGCTTTACGCCATCCAGCCAGCAGAGATCGAGTTCTGGCAGGCGAGCCACGACCGCTCCCACATCCGCCACAAGTTCGGCCCCGACGGCGTTCTTCCCGGCTAG
- the argF gene encoding ornithine carbamoyltransferase produces MTFVTGSTRHFLKDTDLSPAEQAEVLDLAVRMKAAPYSVQPFAADGNGRKTVAVIFDKTSTRTRVSFATGIADMGGNALIINPGEAQIGHKESVEDTAKVLERMVSTIVWRTGPHAGLVAMAENSRVPVINALCDDYHPCQLLADLLAVKEHKGELKGLTMAYLGDAANNMANSYLLAGVTAGMHVRIAGPEGYLPAGDIVAAALERAAETGGSVLVTTDAAAALKGADVVATDTWVSMGQEAEKEARLQLFREYSVDEAAMAHAADDAVVLHCLPAYRGYEISAGVIDGPQSIVWDEAENRLHAQKALMAWLMHQSGLAFVDGLSPVEGTGESTF; encoded by the coding sequence GTGACTTTTGTAACCGGTTCTACCCGGCACTTCCTCAAGGACACGGACCTCAGTCCTGCCGAACAGGCGGAGGTCCTGGACCTTGCCGTCCGCATGAAGGCCGCGCCGTACAGCGTCCAGCCCTTTGCCGCGGACGGCAACGGCCGCAAGACCGTGGCAGTCATTTTCGACAAGACCTCCACCCGGACCCGGGTCTCGTTCGCCACGGGCATCGCCGATATGGGCGGCAACGCCCTCATTATCAATCCGGGTGAGGCCCAGATCGGCCACAAGGAATCCGTGGAGGACACCGCCAAGGTCCTGGAGCGCATGGTGTCCACTATCGTGTGGCGCACGGGTCCGCATGCAGGCCTGGTGGCCATGGCCGAAAACTCCAGGGTGCCGGTCATCAACGCGCTGTGCGACGACTACCACCCGTGCCAGCTGCTCGCTGACCTGCTGGCTGTGAAGGAGCACAAGGGCGAGCTCAAGGGCCTCACCATGGCCTACCTCGGGGACGCGGCCAACAACATGGCCAATTCCTACCTGCTGGCAGGCGTGACGGCGGGCATGCACGTCCGTATCGCAGGGCCCGAGGGCTACCTTCCCGCCGGGGACATCGTGGCCGCGGCTCTGGAGCGCGCCGCAGAGACCGGCGGCTCGGTGCTGGTTACCACCGACGCTGCGGCGGCACTGAAGGGTGCCGACGTCGTCGCAACAGACACGTGGGTGTCCATGGGCCAGGAAGCCGAAAAGGAAGCCCGGCTGCAGCTGTTCCGCGAGTATTCCGTGGACGAGGCGGCCATGGCACACGCGGCGGATGACGCCGTCGTGCTTCACTGCCTTCCCGCCTACCGCGGCTACGAAATCTCGGCGGGCGTGATCGACGGGCCGCAGTCCATCGTCTGGGACGAGGCCGAAAACCGGCTGCACGCCCAGAAGGCCCTGATGGCCTGGCTGATGCACCAGTCCGGCCTGGCATTCGTCGATGGCCTTTCTCCGGTCGAGGGCACTGGGGAGAGCACGTTCTAG
- a CDS encoding arginine repressor: MSAQPASPGSSPATKTARQARITAILTGESVRSQAELAALLADDGVQVTQATLSRDLVELGAVRVRGKEGVLVYAVPGEGGERAAKSGVSQEILDARLARLCSELLVTAEASANIAVLRTPPGAANFLALAIDHSVMPSILGTIAGDDTVLLVSRDPQGGQDLAARFLQLAEEAGQ, from the coding sequence GTGTCCGCCCAACCGGCGTCGCCGGGCTCCAGCCCGGCCACCAAAACGGCCCGCCAGGCACGTATCACCGCCATCCTGACGGGTGAATCGGTGCGCTCCCAGGCGGAGCTGGCAGCCCTGCTGGCGGACGACGGCGTGCAGGTCACCCAGGCGACGCTGTCCCGGGACCTCGTGGAACTCGGCGCGGTCCGGGTCCGCGGCAAGGAGGGCGTGCTGGTGTACGCCGTCCCCGGCGAGGGCGGCGAGCGGGCCGCGAAGAGCGGGGTGAGCCAGGAGATTCTGGACGCCCGGCTGGCTCGGCTGTGCAGCGAGCTGCTGGTCACCGCGGAGGCATCGGCCAACATCGCAGTGCTCCGCACGCCCCCGGGCGCGGCCAACTTCCTTGCGCTGGCGATCGACCATTCGGTGATGCCGTCCATCCTGGGGACCATCGCCGGCGACGACACCGTGCTGCTGGTCTCCCGGGACCCGCAGGGCGGCCAGGACCTCGCGGCCAGGTTCCTGCAACTGGCTGAAGAAGCCGGGCAATAA
- a CDS encoding DNA-3-methyladenine glycosylase 2 family protein, whose translation MDFWQRYRAIDARDTRFDGQFYTAVRTTGIYCRPSCPARTPKAANVTFYETSAAAHEAGYRACKRCLPEAVPGTPAWNVRQDIAGRAMRLINDGVVNRDGVDGLAARLGYSSRQLNRILSQELGAGPLSLARAGRAQTARTLLVSTSMKLADVAFAAGFSSVRQFNETMVEVFAMTPTALRSARHAKAAAGGSTALTLSLPYRDPFDPGVFTFLAVRAIPGIEAGTATSYARTLRLPHGDARFTIEYDAGAPGRPLTLTIGAVDLRDLPALLSRVRRLFDLDADPVAIDGALAGDSRLAAAAARTPGIRMPGALDPAEMLIRAMIGQQITVAAARTALTRLAAVGSSSRSPGEGLDRMFPTPAEIAADGCALLRGPRKRIDALGAAASALAEGTLDFGYGDDVASLSAKLLPLAGVGPWTVGYLAMRILGAPDVFLANDAAVRNGIKALDCPKNSGPAGSGKSWTANPDFREVSPWRSYATMHLWRAAAEFPAGTRPGTTKDVAAAGSRTAEKANQ comes from the coding sequence ATGGACTTTTGGCAGCGCTACCGGGCGATAGACGCCCGGGACACCCGGTTCGACGGGCAGTTCTACACTGCCGTCCGCACCACGGGCATCTATTGCCGCCCGTCATGCCCGGCCAGGACTCCCAAGGCTGCGAACGTCACGTTTTATGAGACCTCAGCCGCAGCGCACGAGGCCGGCTACCGGGCCTGCAAGCGCTGCCTCCCCGAGGCGGTTCCGGGAACGCCTGCCTGGAACGTGCGGCAGGACATCGCGGGGCGTGCCATGCGCCTGATCAACGACGGCGTAGTGAACCGGGACGGCGTCGATGGCCTTGCCGCCCGACTGGGCTATTCCTCACGGCAGCTGAACCGGATCCTCAGCCAGGAGCTGGGCGCCGGTCCCCTCTCGCTCGCACGTGCCGGCCGGGCACAGACAGCGCGCACGCTGCTGGTTTCCACGTCGATGAAGCTCGCGGACGTCGCCTTCGCGGCCGGCTTCAGCAGCGTCCGCCAGTTCAACGAAACCATGGTGGAAGTCTTTGCCATGACTCCCACCGCCCTCCGCTCCGCCAGGCATGCCAAGGCGGCCGCCGGGGGCTCTACCGCACTGACCCTCAGCCTCCCCTACCGCGACCCCTTCGACCCCGGCGTCTTCACTTTCCTGGCGGTGCGGGCCATCCCCGGGATCGAGGCAGGAACGGCGACCTCCTACGCGCGCACGCTAAGGCTGCCGCACGGTGATGCGCGCTTCACCATCGAGTACGACGCCGGCGCACCGGGACGGCCACTGACCCTCACCATCGGCGCGGTGGACCTTCGGGATCTGCCGGCCCTGCTGAGCCGCGTCCGGCGGCTGTTCGACCTGGATGCGGACCCGGTGGCGATCGACGGCGCCCTGGCCGGGGACAGCAGGCTGGCGGCTGCAGCGGCCCGCACTCCGGGAATCAGGATGCCGGGGGCGCTTGACCCTGCCGAGATGCTGATCAGGGCCATGATCGGCCAGCAGATCACCGTGGCTGCGGCGCGGACCGCCCTCACCCGGCTGGCCGCCGTCGGAAGTTCAAGCCGAAGCCCCGGTGAGGGCCTCGACCGGATGTTTCCCACCCCGGCGGAAATTGCTGCCGACGGCTGCGCCCTCCTGCGCGGCCCCCGGAAACGCATCGATGCCCTCGGCGCGGCAGCTTCTGCCCTGGCAGAAGGTACGCTCGACTTCGGCTATGGCGACGACGTGGCAAGCCTCAGTGCAAAGTTGCTCCCGCTGGCCGGCGTCGGACCCTGGACCGTGGGCTACCTCGCCATGCGTATCCTGGGCGCCCCGGACGTGTTCCTTGCCAATGACGCGGCGGTGCGGAACGGAATCAAGGCCTTGGACTGCCCGAAGAATTCAGGCCCGGCCGGCTCGGGGAAGTCCTGGACCGCGAACCCGGACTTCCGCGAAGTCAGCCCCTGGCGCTCTTACGCCACCATGCACCTGTGGCGGGCAGCAGCGGAGTTCCCGGCGGGTACACGTCCTGGCACAACAAAGGACGTTGCCGCAGCAGGCAGCAGAACAGCAGAGAAAGCGAACCAATGA
- a CDS encoding methylated-DNA--[protein]-cysteine S-methyltransferase: MKAQLLHMSTPDGPFTILARDGVVLSSGWTEKPGDLTGQIHPTLRPGTLELVSELGEISAAVEAFYAGNPAPAMKVPVRQMSGPFRVHAWDVLRLVRPGSPVTYTEYAGLAGNPKAVRAAASACAFNAAALFVPCHRVIRTDGSLGGFRWGLPIKQSLLAREAA; the protein is encoded by the coding sequence ATGAAGGCCCAGTTGCTTCACATGTCCACCCCGGACGGCCCGTTCACCATCCTCGCCCGGGACGGCGTGGTCCTCTCCAGCGGCTGGACCGAAAAGCCCGGTGATTTGACCGGGCAGATCCATCCGACCCTGCGGCCCGGCACCTTGGAATTGGTCAGCGAACTTGGAGAAATTTCGGCGGCGGTCGAAGCGTTCTACGCCGGAAATCCGGCCCCGGCGATGAAGGTTCCCGTGCGGCAAATGTCCGGGCCGTTCCGGGTCCACGCGTGGGACGTGCTGCGGCTGGTCCGGCCGGGGTCCCCCGTGACATATACCGAGTACGCCGGGCTGGCCGGTAATCCAAAGGCTGTACGGGCGGCCGCCAGCGCCTGTGCCTTCAATGCTGCAGCCCTGTTCGTCCCCTGCCACCGTGTCATCCGGACCGACGGTTCGCTGGGTGGATTCCGCTGGGGACTGCCCATCAAACAGAGCCTGCTGGCGCGCGAAGCCGCCTGA
- a CDS encoding DNA-3-methyladenine glycosylase codes for MSRSPSPAREPLREFLSGDARELAPMLLGAVLTHDSRDGRVSVRLTEVEAYLGPEDSLHPDPGSHTYRGPTPRNAPMFGPAGHLYVYFTYGMHHCTNIVCGPAGVASALLLRAGEIVEGLELAQHRRPTSKNPADLASGPARLAKALGLTTAYSGRDALEPPFGLRLAEQPVPEVSSGPRVGVSGVGGSGQYAWRFWITGDPTVSKYKAAKPRKR; via the coding sequence ATGAGCAGAAGTCCCTCTCCGGCCCGGGAACCGCTGCGGGAATTCCTGTCGGGAGATGCCCGCGAACTGGCACCGATGCTGCTGGGGGCTGTCCTGACCCATGATTCACGGGACGGCCGGGTCTCCGTGCGGCTCACGGAAGTGGAGGCCTACCTCGGGCCGGAGGATTCCCTGCACCCTGATCCCGGCTCACATACGTACCGCGGCCCTACGCCCCGGAACGCTCCCATGTTCGGCCCCGCCGGACACCTGTACGTCTACTTCACCTACGGCATGCATCACTGCACAAACATTGTGTGTGGCCCGGCAGGCGTTGCCTCCGCTCTGCTGCTGCGCGCCGGAGAAATCGTGGAGGGCCTCGAACTGGCACAGCACCGCCGGCCTACCTCGAAAAACCCTGCCGATCTTGCCAGCGGCCCGGCCCGGCTCGCCAAAGCCCTCGGCCTGACAACCGCCTACAGCGGCCGTGACGCCTTGGAGCCGCCTTTTGGGCTGAGGCTCGCGGAGCAGCCGGTTCCGGAGGTCAGTTCTGGCCCCAGAGTGGGCGTTTCCGGCGTCGGCGGATCCGGGCAGTACGCCTGGCGGTTTTGGATCACGGGGGATCCCACGGTGTCGAAGTACAAGGCGGCCAAACCAAGAAAGCGCTAG